Genomic window (Ananas comosus cultivar F153 linkage group 16, ASM154086v1, whole genome shotgun sequence):
ttttaaattattcttttcaAAATATGACAAATTGTTTTTTACATAAATTTAGTGTTTGGAATTTAGAAATTTTACGTTTTATATTAACTAAAAATCAAAACGTTGAAGTATAATAGACTAGAAACATTCATATTGTAcaaattattaacttttttctATAACTAAAAAGGCTGCCAGTAAAGAATTGAGTAATCTTACAAAAATTTTGGTGCGTGTTTCATGTCATTTTTGCAGCATACTCGATTGAGCCCCGTTTCACAGTGCAGTTGCGTCAGCATTTCTACGAGCAACCGCAaaacgactaaaaataaaaacaaataaattgtGCAAAACTTTTGCGCTAGTAACAGAGTAAAGCAACTACAGAAGTATTTTGCCGCATGTTTTATGTTATCTTCACAGCATATTAGATTCTGTATTATTTGACAGTGTCGACGAACGAGCGATTCCACGTGCAACTATAAAACGACTTAACATAAAGAAACTTTAATTCAAAAGTTACTCATACATGCACATGTTGTTTTACCAGTTCTAccttattttttcaaatttttttttacaagttagattattaaaaatcaactgccccccaaaaaaaaaaaaaatcctagggACATTTTTAAGCTCTCAAAACTATTTGATTTCCAAGCTCATCACACATCTAATATCAAAATACATTTTAATGACACATTAATCAGCACAGAGTTCAGATAAAATCTAACTGCAGTAAGTATAGGccaagttttttctttttttcgttttctgaGAGAGAATAAATTCAGGACAGTTGTCGAGTGCATTGTCCACGTAATCCACCCTACAGCAAAGGTAATTTTAGATagagaaatttcaaatatatatatatatatatatatatatatatatatatatatatatatatatatatatatatNtatatatatgtttatagagagagagagagagagagagagagagagttataaaAATCAAAGGCAGTTTGGGAGTAGCCCACAGGAAACTGGTggactcttcttcttttctctctctctcttcttttctcttcatgGCCCCTGGTTTTTGCCCCATACAAATGGTATACTACCACAGAGAAACCCCAGTTTTCCCcgcttatataaaaaaaaccctCTCAGAATCTGAATcgccatctctctccctctacagGAACCCATCTCAATCCCCAATCCCCAGTTTTCCTCCTCTACATGGGGAGCCAAAAAGCCCTCAAAATCGCCGCAAAGTTGCGATTTTTATGGGCGAAGAGCGGAGATGTACGCGTATAAGCTCGTAGCGTCGTCCCAAAATCCGATCTTTGTGGAGGGAGCGGCCATTTCTAGGGCTCGGTTTGATGAGGTTTGAGGGCGAGGTGGCGGCGGAGAAGGGGAGGGCGCCGTCGAAGAAGAGCAAGCGCCGGCAGAAGAAATCGATGGCGGCGGCTacggcttctgcttctgctgttCAGAAGCTGTTCGATTTGTGCAAGGAGGCGTTTGCCGATTGTGCGCCGGGCTTCGTCCCGAAGCAGGATGATGTGGGCCGCCTCTCGTCGTTCCTAGGTCACAATCCCCTCCTCTGATCCCACAGTTtgtgttttctagggttttgcatCTCTTCCACTGATGTGAATTAGGTCAATGGGGGATTCGTATTGATTACTATTGACTTTGTTTGTCggattcgtttttttttttaaaaaaaatcttaattttgagAAGTTTTAGGCATTATTATTGTTTGATTGGGGTTCATATTGTTTCTCCAAAATTTGGTCAACTGTTTGCTTTTAAGTGTGATCATAACTTAATCATTATATGTTTTTTGATGGAAAAGTTATAGACTTTGTACAAGCTTGTTATCTTTATATGGTACTGGTAGTCACAACAAACAAACCACCAGGTTTTGCTTTTTAGGTGTTCGAAGatgccccctttttttttctctttctaaccATATTGGGTAGTTATTACTTGGTGATTTTGTTAGCTATTTAATGTGCTTCAATGTATTTGTCCGTCAATAGTAAGATAGTAAAATATGTTCTGCTAGTATCTATCACCAACGATGTTACGGAGTAGATGCTCTTCGAGTTTCTGCTCGGCTACTTAACGGCGAGCTGCATTCGTGTTCTACGCGGCGCGCAATGATATTCTTCTCAATGTTAATGTAAGTGTGAAGAATGAAAATGGCTATAACATGGAAAAATTAATCATGCTTTGTTTAAGCAAACGGAGTTAAATCTCTGTACAACCTTCTAAACTAGCTACAAAGTGCAAAATCTTGTGATTTGGTTTTGCATTTAATATTAAGAGTTGGATGAACTTGTACTTGTGAGGACATGCATAGGTAAGCATTCTACGAGTGATTTTGATGATCGCgatcgtgtttttttttttttttgtgtgcagATAATATGAAACCAGAAGATGTCGAATTGCATCCGAATCTACCATATTTTAGGCATGAGAATTCTGAAGGAACTCCTCCAGTAACATATTTACACCTTTACGGGTGTCCCAAGTCCAAGTTTTCGGTAACTGCCT
Coding sequences:
- the LOC109721915 gene encoding plant cysteine oxidase 1-like isoform X2, giving the protein MRFEGEVAAEKGRAPSKKSKRRQKKSMAAATASASAVQKLFDLCKEAFADCAPGFVPKQDDVGRLSSFLDNMKPEDVELHPNLPYFRHENSEGTPPVTYLHLYGCPKSKFSIGIFCLPQSSVIPLHNHPGMTVFSKILFGSMHVKSYDWVDTPHSSSNAAAPTDGDRLAKE